From Sphingobium sp. B2D3C:
ATTGATACCGATGCCCAGCGCGCCCAGGTCAAACGCGGATTCCAGCCCTTTTTGGGTGCCGTTGATCACGCCGGAATCATAGCCGAACATGAAGCCACCAATGGTGGCGATGGCCACGATGGCGAATATGAACCCGATGTTGGTTCGCCCGATGGCGTGCGTTTCAGCGCTCATGCCGAGCCCCTCCTCTCTCTCAAAAATTCTGCCGACTCCAGCCGAGGCCGGGACGGCGTTTCTTCTGTCAAATATCTGCCGGGGTAACCGGCAATCCTGCAACCTTGGGATCGAATGCGAAAACGTGGCCGGCCAACGGCTGTGCCTCACGCGCGGCAGCATCCAGACCCTTGTGCGCCGTCGTGGCATAAGCCGTACGCAGATCCGGCCCACCAAAGGCGATCTTGGTGACATTGGCGACCGGGAAGGAGATGGTCTGCATCAGCGAGCCCTGCGGATCGTAGCGCCGCACGCCCCAGCCGCCGAACAAAGCGACCCACAGGCAACCCTCGCTATCCAGCACGGAGCCGTCGGGCCAGCCCGCGCCATTCTCGATGGTGATGAACAGCTCGCCCGCGCCGACCGTGCCGTTCTCATCGACGGGGACTTTCCAGATTTTCCGGCCAAGCGTGTCGGTGTGATAAAGCGTGCGCCCATCTGCGCTGATGGCAGGACCGTTGGTGATCTCGACAGCAGGCACGGCCGTGGCGGCGCACTGCCCACCGGCGAGGCAATAGAGGTACCCGGTTTGCGCGGCTTCGCTGTCGTCCATGCTACCGAACCACAGCCGCCCTTGAGTGTCGGTGGCGGCGTCGTTCAGCCGATTGTCGGGCAGATGCGGCTCGGGATCGTGGAAAAGCGAAAATGCCCCGCTTTGCGGATCGAACCGATGCAGGCCGGTGCGCACGCCGGTCATCATGTCGCCGCTGCGCGTAGGCAGCGCCCAGCCGATCTGGTCCGGCGCATCCCATACCGCCAGCGCGCCGGTGGCCGGCACATGGCCGTAGAGCTTGTGCGCCTTGATATCGACGAACCACAGGGCATCGTCCCACCAGACCGGCCCTTCGCCGAGCTTCATGCCCAGGGGAAGGATCGGCTCGGGCTGCATCTCAGCGCCAGCCCGCGTCGACAAAATATTCATGCCCGCTGCACAGCGCGCCATCATCCGAGGCGAGGAACAGCGCCAGCGCGGCGACATCGCGCGGCTGGATGCGGCGCGGGAGGCACTGGGCCTGCAGGATCTCCGCCTCACCTTCC
This genomic window contains:
- a CDS encoding SMP-30/gluconolactonase/LRE family protein, whose translation is MNILSTRAGAEMQPEPILPLGMKLGEGPVWWDDALWFVDIKAHKLYGHVPATGALAVWDAPDQIGWALPTRSGDMMTGVRTGLHRFDPQSGAFSLFHDPEPHLPDNRLNDAATDTQGRLWFGSMDDSEAAQTGYLYCLAGGQCAATAVPAVEITNGPAISADGRTLYHTDTLGRKIWKVPVDENGTVGAGELFITIENGAGWPDGSVLDSEGCLWVALFGGWGVRRYDPQGSLMQTISFPVANVTKIAFGGPDLRTAYATTAHKGLDAAAREAQPLAGHVFAFDPKVAGLPVTPADI